One region of Fervidobacterium sp. genomic DNA includes:
- a CDS encoding NAD(P)H-dependent oxidoreductase subunit E, which produces MDKEEVNSKYVISVCFGSSCHLKGAFAIAERIKKFLKEHNLENKFELRGALCMGQCTNSVNITISGETVSNLSTDKLEELDFVLTKLILNKGDNYDIK; this is translated from the coding sequence ATGGACAAAGAAGAAGTCAACAGTAAGTATGTTATTAGCGTATGTTTTGGAAGTTCATGTCATCTAAAAGGTGCTTTCGCGATTGCTGAGAGAATCAAAAAATTTCTAAAAGAACATAACTTAGAAAATAAATTTGAGCTAAGAGGTGCTCTGTGCATGGGACAGTGCACAAATAGTGTGAATATTACAATAAGTGGTGAAACTGTTTCTAATTTAAGCACCGACAAGTTGGAGGAACTTGATTTTGTACTTACTAAACTAATTTTGAACAAAGGTGATAATTATGACATCAAGTAG
- a CDS encoding HPF/RaiA family ribosome-associated protein — translation MEVRTFSKGFELTDAMVSYLEEKLEKVKRALGTFSNRTDINIEARFDKDGPYYALLLKTHINGKDIVVQEKANDVYGVMDSAVDSFEKSIKKEREFYKSYHKSNVKSAVEVLAEELKPRYELEEEEDKIDSVKRIFLANVSLEEALAQMEVMNHAFFVFRNVDTGEINMLYRKNGKYGLIEFQD, via the coding sequence ATGGAAGTCAGAACATTTTCTAAAGGTTTTGAACTAACAGATGCCATGGTAAGTTATTTGGAAGAAAAACTTGAGAAAGTCAAGAGAGCGCTTGGAACGTTTTCAAATCGGACGGATATAAACATCGAGGCACGGTTTGATAAGGATGGTCCATACTACGCGTTACTTCTCAAAACTCACATAAATGGTAAGGACATTGTTGTTCAAGAAAAAGCTAACGATGTTTACGGTGTAATGGATAGTGCAGTGGATAGTTTTGAAAAGTCGATCAAAAAAGAAAGAGAATTTTACAAATCTTACCACAAATCAAATGTAAAAAGCGCAGTAGAAGTGTTGGCAGAAGAATTAAAGCCAAGATATGAGTTAGAGGAAGAAGAGGACAAAATTGATAGTGTAAAAAGAATATTCTTGGCGAATGTTTCTTTAGAAGAAGCCTTAGCACAAATGGAAGTAATGAACCACGCCTTCTTTGTTTTCAGAAACGTGGATACTGGCGAAATTAACATGCTTTATAGGAAAAATGGCAAGTACGGACTTATTGAGTTTCAAGATTAA
- a CDS encoding DegV family protein: MKNIYVFDSSADFQEGFDFGVPTDIIPLRVYVDEKEYIDKLTITNEEFYTKCLNGSKVSTSQPNVELITEKLIKHSRNYENVYVVTISEKLSGTHESIKTIVQNNKLKNVTVLDSKSGSVKTTYILYRVIQAAENGLKVTQELVDKFVKESLLIFTVTSLEYLEKGGRIGKAKALLGKLLRIKPILSTDEEGYTVSLETSRTIEGCIEKMRDLALNFSKSIDNPITIGGYGTVSMKPHLDKLLNGFKVHSIARIGPAIAAHVGPEVFGLVIGRGF; this comes from the coding sequence ATGAAAAATATTTACGTCTTTGACAGTTCGGCTGACTTTCAGGAAGGTTTTGATTTTGGTGTTCCAACGGATATAATTCCGCTGAGGGTATATGTAGACGAAAAGGAATACATTGATAAATTAACTATCACAAATGAGGAATTTTACACAAAATGTTTGAATGGTTCAAAAGTATCCACTTCGCAACCCAATGTTGAATTGATAACAGAGAAATTAATTAAACACTCAAGAAATTACGAAAATGTCTATGTGGTTACAATATCAGAAAAATTAAGCGGTACGCATGAGTCAATAAAAACTATAGTTCAAAACAACAAGTTGAAAAATGTCACCGTGCTCGATTCCAAAAGTGGTAGTGTAAAAACTACTTATATTCTTTACAGAGTTATCCAAGCTGCCGAGAATGGACTCAAAGTAACGCAAGAATTGGTAGATAAATTTGTGAAAGAGAGCCTTTTGATTTTTACCGTAACATCTTTAGAATATCTTGAAAAGGGTGGGCGTATAGGAAAGGCTAAAGCACTCTTAGGAAAGCTACTGCGAATAAAACCTATATTGTCCACCGATGAGGAAGGTTACACAGTTTCCCTTGAAACTTCGAGGACAATAGAAGGATGCATTGAAAAAATGCGAGATTTGGCTTTAAATTTCTCGAAGAGTATAGATAATCCCATAACTATAGGCGGTTACGGCACAGTTTCAATGAAACCTCACTTAGATAAGCTGCTCAATGGATTCAAAGTGCATTCTATCGCACGCATAGGACCGGCAATAGCCGCTCATGTGGGACCAGAGGTGTTTGGTTTAGTGATAGGAAGGGGGTTTTAG
- a CDS encoding DegV family EDD domain-containing protein yields MKNAIVIDSTTKLRNDFLNEISDKVDVRIVPVRVYINNEEFEDSDELSERIVEAIKNKEKVETSLPNISTVESVFEELSKKYDRVYVLSVSSLLSGTYSLFSTIASKYENILVFDSKTVSIQNTYIFERMVLDILDGKNLEEDDIISYRDDSLFLISVFNLEQLHKSGRIGKVVSLIGQMIHIKPILTIARTGEVELVDKTLSKKKILDVLNKRIGDFIEKSKNDNNTKYILYAAVGLEEYKDYVYEVSKNYNLKPKFLDVGPAITAHVGLDAFGVVVGKL; encoded by the coding sequence TTGAAGAACGCTATAGTTATCGATAGCACCACAAAACTTAGAAATGATTTTTTGAATGAAATCTCCGATAAGGTTGATGTCAGAATTGTTCCCGTACGTGTCTATATAAACAACGAGGAGTTTGAAGATTCCGATGAGTTATCTGAACGTATAGTTGAAGCGATAAAGAACAAGGAAAAAGTTGAGACTTCCCTACCAAATATAAGTACTGTTGAAAGTGTATTTGAAGAACTTTCGAAGAAATATGACCGTGTATACGTTTTGTCCGTTTCTTCGCTACTAAGTGGGACATACAGTCTTTTTAGCACAATAGCAAGCAAATACGAGAATATATTGGTATTCGACTCAAAAACTGTAAGCATTCAGAATACTTATATATTTGAAAGAATGGTTTTAGATATTTTAGATGGCAAGAATCTAGAAGAGGATGATATAATATCATATAGAGATGACTCATTATTCTTAATATCGGTCTTCAATTTAGAACAGTTACACAAAAGTGGACGAATTGGTAAGGTAGTATCACTCATAGGTCAAATGATACATATTAAACCTATCTTAACAATTGCACGAACAGGTGAAGTTGAACTTGTAGATAAGACTCTAAGCAAGAAAAAAATCCTGGACGTACTTAACAAAAGAATTGGTGATTTTATTGAAAAATCTAAAAATGATAACAACACAAAGTATATTCTCTATGCAGCTGTAGGACTTGAGGAATACAAAGATTATGTGTACGAAGTTTCCAAAAATTATAATTTGAAACCTAAATTTTTGGATGTTGGGCCGGCAATTACAGCTCATGTGGGATTAGATGCTTTTGGAGTAGTCGTTGGAAAGTTGTAA
- a CDS encoding F0F1 ATP synthase subunit epsilon yields the protein MKIKIVTPYKIIQFSNARLLVFKTVEGEMGILDKRAPIIAKLSVTDVRIKTDEGEEKYKVVDGFIHCDGNSNVVILTEEVGKPEEFDPHKYLGDVEKLHQ from the coding sequence ATGAAAATAAAAATAGTAACACCTTATAAAATAATACAATTTAGTAACGCAAGGTTACTTGTTTTTAAAACAGTTGAAGGTGAAATGGGAATACTTGATAAAAGGGCACCAATTATAGCCAAGCTCTCTGTAACTGATGTAAGGATAAAGACAGATGAGGGCGAAGAAAAGTACAAAGTTGTAGACGGCTTTATACATTGTGATGGCAATAGCAACGTTGTTATCTTAACAGAAGAAGTTGGAAAACCCGAAGAATTTGACCCACATAAGTATCTTGGTGATGTTGAAAAATTACACCAATGA